One part of the Verrucomicrobiales bacterium genome encodes these proteins:
- the hisF gene encoding imidazole glycerol phosphate synthase subunit HisF, which produces MACQAERDSRYAPAVLAKRVIPCLDVHDGKVTRGVQFGRAEDGGLRNVGDPVELAIRYNEQGADEMVFFDITASAHGRASMVDVIQRAADQCFMPLTVGGGIRSVEDMHTMLKAGADKISINSSAIAQPDLIRAGAEKFGSQCIVVSIDAKKTAPGRWEVFVRGGRQATGLEAIAWAEQAVGLGAGEIVLNSIDADGTKNGFDLEITRRVSEAVGVPVVASGGAGKLDHLAEVLLEGKADAVLAASIFHFQEFTVGDVKRHLADRGIPVRLR; this is translated from the coding sequence ATGGCTTGTCAGGCGGAGCGGGATTCGAGGTATGCTCCAGCCGTGCTCGCGAAACGCGTCATTCCCTGCCTGGATGTCCACGACGGAAAAGTCACCCGTGGCGTCCAATTCGGCCGCGCTGAGGACGGCGGACTCCGGAACGTCGGCGACCCCGTTGAACTCGCGATCCGTTACAACGAACAAGGGGCCGACGAGATGGTGTTCTTTGACATCACCGCGAGCGCACACGGCCGAGCATCGATGGTCGATGTCATCCAAAGGGCGGCAGACCAATGCTTTATGCCTCTCACCGTCGGAGGCGGGATACGCTCCGTGGAGGACATGCATACCATGCTCAAAGCCGGGGCGGACAAGATCAGCATCAATTCCTCGGCCATCGCTCAACCCGATCTGATCCGCGCGGGGGCCGAGAAATTTGGCAGCCAATGCATCGTTGTTTCCATCGATGCTAAAAAAACAGCCCCCGGTCGGTGGGAGGTCTTCGTTCGGGGAGGGAGGCAGGCCACCGGACTCGAAGCGATCGCCTGGGCGGAACAGGCGGTCGGCTTGGGCGCCGGCGAGATCGTGCTCAATAGCATCGATGCTGATGGCACAAAGAATGGTTTTGATCTGGAGATCACTCGCCGGGTCAGCGAAGCGGTTGGAGTGCCGGTCGTTGCCAGCGGTGGAGCCGGCAAACTGGATCACTTGGCGGAGGTACTCCTTGAAGGCAAAGCCGATGCCGTGCTAGCTGCCAGTATCTTCCACTTCCAGGAATTCACCGTCGGCGACGTGAAACGTCACCTGGCCGATCGCGGGATCCCGGTGAGACTTCGGTAA
- the infA gene encoding translation initiation factor IF-1, with translation MEEPIEIEGRILTVLAGTMFRVELDNKHQVLAHISGKMRKRFIRLTVGDRVRMEMSPYDLDKARITYRIG, from the coding sequence ATGGAAGAACCGATCGAAATCGAAGGTCGAATCCTGACCGTGTTGGCTGGAACGATGTTCCGTGTGGAACTGGACAACAAGCATCAAGTCCTGGCTCATATTTCCGGGAAGATGCGCAAGCGTTTCATTCGCCTGACGGTCGGAGATCGTGTTCGCATGGAGATGTCTCCCTACGACCTCGACAAGGCCCGCATTACCTACCGAATCGGATAG
- a CDS encoding 3-deoxy-D-manno-octulosonic acid transferase, producing the protein MRFIYNILFSVFFYLSAPFYFFKMWRRGGWKENFGHRFGRFDAKVKQALTNRHIIWLHAVSVGEVNICMHLIQALEPRIPNIKIVVSTTTSTGMGELKKRLPSHIQKIYYPIDRKPWVWKALGTIHPEAVILIEAEIWPNFIWRCRDLGIPTFLINARLSERSRRGYRFWGFLFRPLFQSLAGVGCQNQEDAEKLVEIGCRPEAVRVLGSLKFDSVKLDERRLLDVPALLKQLGVDSSAPVLVAGSTHAGEEAVIGEIFLKLRARFKNLFLIVVPRHAERAKDAGRDMEAQQLRLVYRTQITAHTAHAPGAVDCLMVNTTGELKYFYERANVIFVGKSLKAHGGQNPIEPGAMGKPMVFGPNMENFAAIAGIFVAQKGAVQVRHAAELEQVIGDLLADPARSSDLGRNALRVVQENQGAIERTVEMVIQKLNGGGLHIE; encoded by the coding sequence ATGAGATTCATTTACAATATTTTATTTAGTGTCTTTTTTTACCTCAGCGCGCCTTTTTATTTTTTCAAGATGTGGCGTCGCGGTGGATGGAAGGAGAATTTTGGGCACCGGTTTGGGCGTTTTGACGCCAAGGTCAAGCAGGCCCTCACCAACCGCCACATCATTTGGCTGCATGCGGTGAGTGTGGGTGAGGTGAACATCTGCATGCATCTAATTCAGGCCTTGGAGCCACGGATCCCCAACATCAAGATCGTGGTTTCGACCACTACGAGCACCGGGATGGGGGAGCTCAAGAAGCGTCTGCCGTCTCATATCCAAAAGATTTATTATCCCATCGATCGGAAGCCGTGGGTGTGGAAAGCCCTCGGCACGATCCATCCCGAAGCGGTGATTTTGATCGAGGCGGAGATTTGGCCGAATTTCATCTGGCGTTGTCGCGATCTCGGGATCCCGACTTTTCTGATTAACGCTCGGCTCTCCGAACGGTCCCGACGAGGTTATCGGTTCTGGGGATTTCTATTTCGTCCCTTGTTCCAGTCCTTGGCTGGGGTGGGATGTCAGAACCAGGAGGATGCTGAGAAGTTGGTCGAGATCGGCTGCCGTCCCGAAGCCGTGCGCGTTTTGGGCAGCCTGAAGTTTGATTCCGTTAAACTGGACGAGCGTCGTTTGTTGGATGTGCCGGCCTTGCTGAAGCAGCTCGGGGTGGATTCTTCGGCGCCGGTCCTCGTTGCCGGCAGCACACATGCCGGGGAAGAGGCGGTGATTGGGGAGATCTTTCTGAAGCTGCGGGCCCGTTTTAAGAATCTCTTCCTGATTGTGGTGCCGCGCCATGCGGAGCGCGCCAAGGATGCGGGGCGCGACATGGAGGCTCAGCAGCTGCGCTTAGTCTACCGAACCCAGATCACAGCGCACACCGCCCATGCTCCTGGTGCGGTGGATTGTCTGATGGTGAACACCACCGGAGAACTCAAGTACTTCTACGAGCGCGCCAATGTGATCTTCGTCGGTAAGAGCCTCAAAGCCCATGGCGGTCAGAATCCCATTGAACCAGGCGCGATGGGTAAGCCGATGGTATTTGGCCCGAACATGGAGAACTTTGCGGCGATTGCGGGGATCTTTGTGGCTCAAAAAGGCGCTGTTCAAGTGAGGCATGCGGCTGAATTGGAACAGGTTATCGGGGATCTGCTAGCTGACCCTGCGCGATCCAGCGATTTGGGACGCAATGCCTTGCGCGTTGTGCAAGAAAACCAAGGCGCCATCGAACGCACGGTTGAGATGGTGATCCAGAAGCTGAACGGCGGCGGGCTCCACATCGAATAG
- a CDS encoding HNH endonuclease, translated as MSDVLNKATVLVLNRNWQAINVRTPADAFCQMSSGTATALEIRGEEEIRPVSWEEWLQLPIRPEDNAVLTVRGPIRVPSVIVAVNYSRVPMRRPTLNARAIRERDGNRCQYTGRLLRADEGSIDHILPRSKGGKDSWDNCVWASKEINNRKGNRLPQEAGLSLIRAPKSPAELPVTAFIRNFHGIADWRFFVAD; from the coding sequence ATGAGCGACGTCCTAAACAAAGCAACAGTGCTAGTGCTTAACCGCAATTGGCAAGCGATCAACGTCCGCACCCCCGCTGACGCTTTCTGCCAAATGTCCTCTGGAACGGCAACCGCCCTCGAGATACGAGGCGAGGAGGAAATCCGTCCGGTCAGCTGGGAAGAATGGCTTCAATTGCCGATTCGCCCAGAAGACAACGCGGTCCTGACCGTCCGTGGTCCCATTCGCGTGCCCAGCGTCATCGTCGCCGTAAACTACTCCCGGGTCCCCATGCGCCGCCCCACTTTGAACGCACGCGCCATTCGGGAACGAGATGGCAACCGCTGCCAATACACCGGTCGGCTACTCCGAGCCGACGAGGGCAGCATCGATCATATCCTTCCCCGCTCTAAAGGTGGCAAGGACTCCTGGGACAATTGCGTTTGGGCCAGCAAGGAAATCAACAATCGCAAAGGAAATCGCTTGCCACAAGAGGCCGGACTGAGCCTAATACGCGCACCCAAATCACCAGCGGAATTGCCCGTCACTGCATTCATACGCAATTTCCATGGGATAGCTGATTGGCGATTCTTTGTGGCGGATTAG
- a CDS encoding AsmA-like C-terminal region-containing protein — protein MIQWLPSRVRSVFRFCWRFARTGVVCLALIIAAFFIHLHNVGLPETVKQRLVQSLERRGWHMEYSRLRFRWMQGIVGEDLHLRPSGSGARGPELFVDRIDFRLSREDLRRFVFTPESLLLRQGRCVWILTSSNEVTRSLTLEKVEGRLLYAEPDRLELSSLTARFHGLDVSIEAHLTNITHLREIRWPQRRQATPSGVSTEQALRDVAESLNRCELSPGSSLSLRLLGDLQQTNSFQAELDFKLPSLTSPWLTGTNVELWSKILPPVNMSQPFELRWRLSGEGCRTPWGEANDLRLEGNWAHRLDEPLARSGEFALVCSRLRTRTLSLDGIQGQLRFERPSNSLDRFAVTLRSSGQHVAWPGGSTGEPMVDGRLMVDAAGWTPLSGEITLAGLQARLNSASAQRVRAKAEFTNPLTNEFWNRAEDANGVAIWRLRQPFLDSLAVPEAKWELSLGGVEVPKLSVDEMELQGGWRFPDISISRLHGVLNRGEIDAALSLNVSNRLVSVSLTNTTDAHLLGPLLGTNATRWLSQYGWKQPPWVKADAEIRLPQWSHFLNRLGPTSNLALGPIPWKEESIPSLRVSGRMRVGEGDFRKAEFSSATMSFFSSNQVWWLPNIVAIRPEGTLELAHFSDEVTKDYSFRIRSQIDLKAIKPMLASSAHDELDLFQFGEPPLIQGEVRGRWRSPELLSVLASFQATNMSFRGESAKGVQVGTLSYTNRLFIARDLAMDREEGKATVAEAWFDLDEQKLRLSNVVSRVHLAPVCRAIGPKVAEVMEEYRFQAPPFVKMNGVVDTLKRRNENDLHFEVDASLFNWKLFHLPQVVTRLDWVGDRLDLTQLRGRFYGGQIRGGAHFDFSRDRGTDFRFDLNAQGVFLSQLMKAVSSRSNRVEGVLDCEVVITNANTRDKFTWNGYGRGELTNGLIWDIPFFALVSPVLNTFSSGLGNSRARHATGSFGITNGTIFTQDLEIRASAMRLKAGGTVDFDKRLNARMEAELLRNMPAVGFVLSKLFWPVSKLFEFKITGTLDQPKTDQLYMIPRILLAPLHPVRTLKDLFQGPGDAKRGERKAAEENSEGDSSPE, from the coding sequence ATGATACAATGGCTGCCCAGTCGAGTTCGGTCCGTGTTCCGCTTTTGCTGGCGCTTTGCGCGAACCGGCGTGGTTTGCCTGGCCTTGATCATTGCGGCCTTCTTCATTCATCTTCATAACGTCGGGCTGCCCGAGACGGTCAAGCAGAGGTTGGTGCAAAGCCTGGAACGCCGAGGCTGGCACATGGAGTACAGCCGGCTGCGTTTTCGTTGGATGCAGGGGATTGTAGGGGAAGACCTGCACCTTCGTCCCAGCGGCTCGGGGGCTAGAGGTCCTGAGCTGTTCGTGGATCGGATCGACTTTCGTCTGAGCCGCGAAGATCTGCGCCGGTTCGTCTTCACTCCGGAGTCTCTCCTCCTTCGCCAAGGGAGATGTGTGTGGATCTTAACGAGCAGCAACGAAGTGACCCGCAGCCTGACTCTCGAGAAGGTGGAGGGGAGGCTCCTCTATGCGGAGCCCGATCGCTTGGAACTCTCCTCCTTGACCGCCCGCTTCCATGGCCTCGATGTCAGTATCGAGGCCCACCTGACCAACATCACGCATTTGCGCGAGATTCGATGGCCCCAGCGGCGGCAGGCAACCCCATCCGGAGTGTCGACCGAACAAGCCTTGCGAGATGTGGCGGAGTCTCTCAATCGGTGTGAGCTTTCTCCTGGGTCCTCCCTTAGCCTGCGGCTGCTCGGGGATTTGCAGCAGACGAACAGCTTTCAGGCCGAGCTGGATTTCAAGTTGCCTTCCTTGACCTCGCCGTGGCTGACGGGGACGAATGTGGAGCTGTGGTCAAAAATTCTCCCACCCGTCAACATGTCTCAGCCGTTTGAGCTGAGATGGCGATTGAGCGGGGAAGGGTGTCGTACGCCGTGGGGGGAGGCCAATGACCTGCGCTTGGAGGGGAACTGGGCTCATCGCCTTGACGAACCGTTGGCGCGCTCCGGGGAATTCGCGCTGGTTTGCTCCCGGCTGAGGACCCGAACCCTGAGTTTGGATGGCATCCAGGGGCAACTTCGTTTTGAGCGCCCGTCCAACTCGTTGGATCGATTTGCGGTTACCCTTCGCAGCAGCGGCCAGCACGTTGCCTGGCCAGGCGGTTCGACGGGGGAGCCGATGGTGGATGGAAGGCTGATGGTGGATGCGGCCGGTTGGACCCCTTTGTCCGGGGAGATCACGCTGGCGGGATTGCAGGCGAGGCTAAACAGCGCCAGTGCGCAACGGGTTCGAGCCAAGGCGGAGTTTACCAATCCGTTAACCAATGAGTTTTGGAATCGTGCCGAGGATGCCAATGGCGTGGCGATTTGGAGGCTGCGCCAGCCCTTCTTGGACTCTCTGGCGGTTCCTGAGGCCAAATGGGAGCTGTCCTTGGGAGGGGTGGAGGTCCCGAAGCTGAGTGTGGATGAGATGGAGCTGCAAGGAGGGTGGCGGTTTCCCGATATCTCCATCTCGCGGCTTCATGGGGTGTTGAACCGCGGGGAGATCGATGCCGCGTTGAGTTTGAACGTATCCAATCGCCTGGTCTCGGTTTCTCTGACCAACACGACCGACGCTCACCTGTTGGGCCCGCTGCTGGGAACGAACGCCACCCGATGGCTCAGCCAGTACGGATGGAAGCAGCCTCCGTGGGTCAAGGCGGACGCAGAAATCCGGCTGCCCCAATGGTCGCATTTCCTGAACCGCTTGGGTCCCACTTCGAACCTTGCCTTGGGGCCGATTCCTTGGAAGGAGGAGTCCATTCCATCGTTGCGAGTCTCCGGTCGGATGCGGGTGGGGGAGGGAGATTTTCGAAAGGCGGAGTTCTCCTCCGCCACAATGAGTTTCTTCAGCTCGAACCAGGTCTGGTGGCTTCCTAACATCGTTGCGATTCGTCCGGAAGGGACCCTCGAGCTGGCCCATTTTTCCGACGAGGTGACGAAGGATTATTCCTTCCGGATCCGGAGTCAGATTGACCTCAAAGCGATCAAGCCGATGCTAGCCTCATCAGCCCACGATGAACTCGATCTGTTCCAGTTTGGTGAGCCCCCCCTGATTCAGGGAGAGGTGAGAGGGCGATGGCGATCTCCCGAGCTGCTGTCGGTTTTGGCGAGCTTTCAGGCGACCAACATGAGCTTTCGGGGGGAGTCTGCCAAGGGGGTCCAGGTGGGCACACTGAGCTACACAAATCGGCTGTTTATCGCGCGTGATCTTGCGATGGATCGCGAGGAAGGAAAAGCCACGGTGGCTGAGGCCTGGTTCGATTTGGACGAGCAGAAACTTCGGCTGAGCAATGTGGTGAGTCGAGTGCATCTGGCACCGGTATGCCGGGCCATCGGTCCAAAAGTGGCCGAGGTCATGGAGGAGTATCGGTTTCAGGCTCCGCCGTTCGTAAAGATGAATGGGGTGGTAGACACCTTAAAGCGTCGAAACGAGAATGATTTACACTTCGAAGTTGATGCTTCTCTGTTCAACTGGAAGCTCTTTCATCTGCCTCAAGTGGTTACCCGTCTTGATTGGGTGGGAGATCGGTTGGATCTGACGCAGCTGCGAGGCCGGTTTTATGGGGGGCAGATCCGAGGGGGAGCTCATTTCGATTTTTCTCGTGATCGCGGAACCGACTTTCGTTTCGATCTCAACGCCCAAGGCGTGTTTCTGTCCCAGTTGATGAAGGCCGTCTCGAGCAGGTCGAATCGGGTCGAAGGTGTTTTGGATTGTGAGGTTGTGATCACCAACGCGAACACACGCGACAAGTTCACCTGGAACGGGTACGGCCGGGGTGAGCTGACCAACGGGTTGATCTGGGACATTCCCTTTTTCGCGCTCGTGTCTCCAGTGCTGAACACTTTTTCGTCGGGGCTGGGAAACAGTCGCGCTCGTCATGCCACCGGCAGCTTTGGCATCACGAACGGCACCATCTTTACTCAGGACCTGGAGATTCGCGCCAGCGCGATGCGGCTCAAGGCCGGTGGAACCGTTGACTTCGACAAGCGCCTCAACGCGCGCATGGAGGCCGAGTTGCTCCGCAACATGCCTGCGGTGGGATTCGTTTTGAGTAAGCTCTTTTGGCCGGTTTCCAAGCTGTTTGAGTTCAAGATCACCGGAACCCTGGATCAGCCCAAAACCGATCAGCTCTACATGATACCTCGGATCCTCTTGGCTCCGTTGCATCCGGTGCGCACGTTGAAGGATCTGTTTCAGGGTCCGGGAGATGCCAAACGGGGGGAGCGCAAGGCAGCAGAGGAGAATTCGGAGGGCGACTCATCGCCCGAGTAA
- a CDS encoding DUF4340 domain-containing protein, with product MRWRSTFWLVGIAFGLLAYIWFAERHTPSTADRQASQRLLSEFRAIEVDTVQVQRTNSFILQVQRTNEGWEYLAPISYPAQKLSVQALLEYVQTLNRDFLVAEGAAADTSGATNKFGLDQPSAILTLVQSSLRAELKIGAKTLSGEQVYAQLVGSPGVYALPAQLLELLPVSSDDWRDRSMMRLAGLGFEWLSVSNATLGFTVGMDLTNGFVLRKPFQARANGAAVSKLIQEIYSIKVAQFVSDNPRIDLEPFGLQPPVLECRVGADTNTLASVQFGSSPTNDANLVYARLSVNNNLVLLPRAILEQLRVSVRDLRDPRMFSFVPEAVDSFEVRGPENFSVRREGAELWRIQPGAGTADSKLMHDIISAISDLRVLEFTKDIVTDFSPYALDPPTYTWILRGTLTNLLGVASSNAVLAQLELGGMQEEKVYARRPDEASVYGIRLGDAQKLPDVAWKLRDRKIWSFATNEVVKIKVEQEGQQVELVRSPDGKWTVAEGGPKRFLIRSTLALEETVFRLGRLNASVWSARGIENRTAYGFKDNGHRLTIDTRQDGKPRSYSVELGGTAPSRYRYATTQLGDEWWFFEMPMDIYFSLMRDLNLSRNGEF from the coding sequence ATGAGATGGAGATCCACATTCTGGTTGGTAGGAATCGCCTTCGGGTTGCTGGCCTACATCTGGTTTGCCGAGCGCCATACGCCCTCGACTGCGGATCGCCAGGCCTCGCAGCGGCTGCTGTCCGAGTTTCGGGCCATCGAAGTGGATACGGTGCAGGTTCAGCGCACCAACTCCTTCATCCTGCAGGTTCAGAGAACCAACGAAGGTTGGGAGTATCTGGCCCCGATCTCGTATCCGGCGCAAAAGCTCTCGGTTCAGGCTCTGCTCGAGTACGTTCAGACCTTAAACCGCGATTTTCTGGTCGCCGAAGGCGCGGCGGCGGACACCTCCGGTGCGACCAATAAGTTCGGGCTGGATCAGCCTTCGGCGATCCTCACTTTGGTGCAATCGTCGTTGCGGGCGGAGTTGAAGATCGGGGCTAAGACCCTCTCGGGCGAGCAGGTGTATGCCCAGCTGGTCGGCTCTCCGGGGGTCTATGCGCTGCCTGCGCAGCTGCTCGAGCTGCTTCCGGTCTCGTCGGATGATTGGCGCGATCGTTCGATGATGCGCCTGGCGGGGCTTGGGTTCGAGTGGCTTTCGGTGAGCAATGCCACCCTTGGATTTACGGTTGGCATGGATTTGACTAACGGCTTCGTCCTGCGGAAACCATTCCAGGCTCGGGCCAACGGCGCGGCCGTGAGCAAGTTGATTCAGGAGATTTATTCCATCAAGGTGGCGCAGTTTGTCAGCGACAACCCGCGGATCGACCTGGAGCCTTTTGGACTGCAGCCGCCGGTCTTGGAGTGTCGGGTGGGGGCCGATACCAACACCTTGGCCTCGGTGCAGTTTGGGTCTTCCCCGACCAACGATGCCAACCTCGTTTACGCGAGACTTTCCGTGAACAACAATCTGGTGCTGCTCCCGCGGGCGATCCTTGAGCAACTGCGCGTCTCGGTGCGCGACCTGCGCGATCCTCGGATGTTTTCGTTCGTGCCTGAAGCGGTGGACAGTTTTGAGGTGCGCGGGCCGGAGAATTTCAGCGTTCGTCGGGAGGGGGCCGAGCTGTGGCGCATTCAGCCCGGGGCAGGGACCGCCGATTCCAAGTTGATGCACGACATTATCAGTGCCATCTCGGATTTGAGGGTGTTGGAGTTCACCAAGGACATCGTGACTGATTTTTCGCCGTATGCGCTGGATCCCCCCACCTACACTTGGATTCTTCGCGGCACCCTGACCAACCTCCTGGGGGTGGCTTCCTCGAACGCGGTGCTGGCCCAGCTTGAGTTGGGGGGCATGCAGGAGGAAAAGGTCTATGCCCGGCGACCCGATGAGGCCTCGGTGTATGGAATTCGTCTGGGGGATGCCCAAAAGCTGCCGGATGTGGCTTGGAAGCTGCGCGATCGGAAAATCTGGAGTTTCGCCACCAACGAGGTGGTGAAGATCAAGGTGGAGCAGGAGGGGCAGCAGGTGGAGTTGGTACGGAGCCCGGACGGCAAGTGGACGGTCGCCGAAGGTGGGCCCAAACGTTTTCTCATTCGGAGCACGTTGGCGCTGGAGGAGACCGTTTTTCGGCTGGGTCGCTTGAATGCCAGTGTGTGGTCCGCGCGCGGAATTGAGAATCGCACGGCCTATGGGTTCAAGGACAATGGACACCGCTTGACCATCGATACCCGACAGGATGGCAAACCCCGCAGCTACTCGGTCGAACTTGGCGGGACGGCGCCTTCCCGTTACCGCTATGCCACCACTCAACTCGGGGATGAATGGTGGTTCTTTGAGATGCCTATGGATATCTATTTTTCGCTCATGAGGGATCTCAATCTCAGTCGGAACGGCGAGTTCTGA
- a CDS encoding GldG family protein gives MSDELPPSFSFSRKWSQRINVLVGILSLLAIVVMLNHLATRHYQRYHVRLNDRAELSPLSRRILTTLTNEIRVTCYYSREDTLYSDVKELLREYRSVTTKLIVDMVDPLRDTPEAKLIKSKYGIPANENSFVIFESQGRIKLISQKELFEYDLSPLMTGQSKEIKRKNFKGELLFTSAIYYLASQRQLKAYFVAGLGGPLPTDQDDKSGFSKFARLLEMGGIEWDTLRVGDGRPVPEDCSLLVVAGPRSQVSPEAIDAIENYLQNGGRALMLFDVLGVQVETGLEAMLRRFGVKVGFDNVRDKESTSLAGGGRDLVIGDFSPHPIMASLSASSDSLVHVMLPRSVFPLPRAAGTTDRVTVEPLFTTGPQGMIYEPATQRSEVVEARPLSALRTNVPIAVAVERGGLPGVDAARGGASRLVVVGDSLFLGNQLIASARNSAFAQSAINWLVDRSLLLADVGTQPYHEFRLSMKESEQRLLMVMFLVGMPGAVLAFGFFVWLRRRS, from the coding sequence ATGAGCGACGAACTTCCACCCAGCTTTTCCTTCTCGAGGAAGTGGAGCCAACGGATTAACGTTCTGGTTGGGATCCTCTCCCTGCTGGCGATCGTGGTCATGTTGAACCACCTCGCCACCCGTCATTATCAGAGGTATCATGTTCGATTGAACGATCGTGCGGAGCTGTCTCCCCTGAGTCGTAGGATTTTGACCACCCTGACGAACGAGATTCGGGTGACTTGCTATTACTCCCGCGAGGACACCCTTTATAGCGATGTCAAGGAGCTGCTGCGCGAGTATCGCTCGGTCACCACCAAGTTAATCGTTGATATGGTGGATCCTCTTCGGGACACCCCCGAGGCCAAGCTGATCAAGTCCAAATACGGCATCCCGGCCAATGAAAACTCCTTTGTGATCTTCGAGTCGCAGGGACGGATCAAGCTCATCAGCCAGAAGGAGCTGTTCGAGTATGATTTGAGCCCGCTGATGACGGGCCAGAGCAAGGAGATCAAGCGCAAGAACTTCAAAGGCGAGCTGTTGTTCACCTCCGCCATTTACTACCTGGCTTCGCAACGGCAGCTGAAGGCTTATTTCGTGGCAGGGCTGGGTGGACCGCTGCCCACGGATCAAGATGACAAAAGCGGTTTCTCCAAGTTCGCTCGTTTGTTGGAGATGGGAGGGATTGAGTGGGACACCCTACGCGTGGGAGACGGTCGGCCCGTCCCCGAGGACTGCAGCTTGCTGGTGGTTGCGGGGCCCCGCAGCCAGGTCTCGCCCGAGGCGATTGACGCGATTGAGAACTACCTTCAGAACGGGGGGCGTGCGCTGATGCTGTTCGATGTGCTCGGAGTCCAGGTAGAAACCGGGCTCGAGGCCATGCTGCGTCGGTTTGGCGTCAAGGTGGGCTTCGACAATGTTCGGGACAAGGAAAGCACCAGCCTGGCTGGGGGAGGAAGGGATCTGGTCATTGGTGATTTCTCGCCTCATCCCATCATGGCTTCGCTGTCGGCCTCGTCGGATTCCTTGGTCCACGTCATGCTCCCGCGATCGGTGTTCCCGCTTCCGCGGGCGGCCGGCACAACCGACCGAGTGACGGTGGAGCCCTTGTTCACCACTGGGCCGCAGGGCATGATCTATGAGCCAGCCACCCAGCGTTCTGAGGTTGTTGAGGCCCGCCCTCTGTCCGCGTTGAGGACCAATGTGCCCATCGCGGTGGCGGTCGAGCGTGGTGGTCTGCCCGGAGTGGACGCGGCTCGCGGCGGCGCCTCGCGGTTGGTGGTGGTGGGGGATTCCCTCTTCCTTGGCAACCAGCTCATCGCTTCGGCTCGAAACTCCGCGTTTGCGCAGTCGGCCATTAACTGGCTGGTGGATCGATCGCTGCTGCTGGCGGATGTGGGTACCCAGCCCTATCACGAGTTCCGGCTCAGTATGAAGGAGTCTGAGCAACGCCTGCTGATGGTCATGTTTTTAGTGGGGATGCCTGGAGCCGTGCTCGCCTTCGGGTTTTTTGTCTGGTTGAGACGGCGGTCCTAA
- a CDS encoding ABC transporter permease has product MQAYWTLVRREIGSHFLSWSGYIVVAGTMFLIGLSFVILIASLGDEPAHRPLTELFCGSYPFWLVLLLAPPVITMRSFALEKSTGTFETLMTTPVQDSAVVLAKFTGAMVVYVCLWLPLLPCLWLVRRFSHDPLLLDYGAVGSSYLGIVLLGMVFVSMGCLASAFTRSQTVAAMLTFSAGTAMLLVSFLSLAYSGEASTRGLWLAQVGLIEQMQDFASGIIDTRPLVLYVTLTAFFLFFTKRVVESRRWK; this is encoded by the coding sequence ATGCAGGCCTACTGGACATTGGTTCGGCGCGAGATCGGTAGCCATTTTCTGTCCTGGTCGGGCTACATCGTGGTGGCGGGGACGATGTTCCTGATCGGCTTGAGCTTTGTGATCTTGATCGCCTCACTGGGCGACGAGCCTGCTCATCGGCCGCTTACCGAGCTGTTCTGCGGGAGCTATCCCTTCTGGCTGGTGCTGTTGCTCGCGCCGCCGGTGATCACGATGCGCTCCTTCGCTTTGGAAAAATCTACCGGCACGTTCGAGACTTTGATGACGACGCCCGTTCAGGACAGTGCGGTGGTGCTTGCGAAGTTTACGGGAGCCATGGTGGTTTATGTGTGTCTTTGGTTGCCATTGTTGCCGTGCCTGTGGCTGGTGCGGCGGTTTAGCCATGACCCGCTGCTGCTCGATTATGGTGCGGTGGGTTCGTCTTACCTGGGGATTGTGCTGCTAGGCATGGTGTTCGTTTCGATGGGTTGTCTGGCCTCGGCTTTCACCCGGAGTCAGACTGTCGCGGCCATGCTGACGTTCAGCGCCGGCACGGCGATGCTGCTGGTTAGCTTTCTGTCGCTGGCCTACAGCGGGGAGGCGAGCACGCGAGGGCTTTGGCTGGCGCAGGTGGGATTGATTGAGCAGATGCAGGACTTTGCCTCGGGCATCATCGATACCCGCCCGTTAGTGCTGTATGTGACGTTAACTGCCTTTTTCCTGTTTTTCACCAAGCGAGTCGTGGAGAGCCGCCGGTGGAAATGA